In a genomic window of Flavobacterium lipolyticum:
- a CDS encoding fumarate reductase/succinate dehydrogenase flavoprotein subunit, producing MALDSKIPNGPISDKWTNYKDHINLVNPANKRNLDIIIVGTGLAGGSAAATLAELGYNVKAFCFQDSPRRAHSIAAQGGINAAKNYKGDGDSVYRLFYDTVKGGDYRAREANVHRLAEVSANIIDQCVAQGVPLAREYGGLLDNRSFGGTLVSRTFYAQGQTGQQLLLGAYSAMNRQIGRGKVKMYNRHEMLDIVIVDGKARGIIARNLITGEIERHSAHAVVVGSGGYGNVFFLSTNAMGSNATAAWKIHKKGAFFANPCYTQIHPTCIPVSGDHQSKLTLMSESLRNDGRIWVPAKLEDAKAIREGKKKATDLSEDERDYFLERRYPAFGNLVPRDVASRAAKERCDAGFGVNKTGEAVYLDFAAAIKRYGAEAAHVKGLNENDSALVTKLGTDIVKSKYGNLFQMYLKIVDEDPYVTPMMIYPAVHYTMGGTWVDYNLMTTIPGCFSIGESNFSDHGANRLGASALMQGLADGYFVLPYTIGDYLAPDIKMGPISTDLPEFVEAEKGVKDQIEKFINNKGTHSVDYFHKKLGKIMWDKVGMARNAKGLAEAIEEIAALREEFYKDVKVPGSANEFNQELEKATRVADFLELGELFAKDALHRNESCGGHFREEYQTEEGEALRDDENFAYVAAWEYKGKPSDAVLHKEPLVYENIKLVQRSYK from the coding sequence ATGGCATTAGATTCAAAAATTCCAAATGGTCCAATATCGGACAAATGGACAAATTATAAAGATCATATTAATTTAGTAAACCCTGCTAACAAACGTAATTTAGATATTATTATAGTTGGAACAGGTTTGGCTGGAGGTTCTGCTGCGGCTACTTTGGCTGAGTTAGGATATAACGTAAAAGCTTTCTGTTTTCAGGATTCACCACGTCGTGCGCACTCTATTGCTGCACAAGGGGGGATCAATGCTGCAAAAAATTATAAAGGTGACGGTGACTCTGTTTACAGATTATTTTATGATACTGTAAAAGGAGGTGACTACCGTGCACGTGAGGCAAACGTTCACCGTTTGGCTGAAGTTTCGGCTAATATTATCGACCAGTGTGTGGCTCAAGGGGTACCATTGGCTCGTGAATATGGTGGATTATTGGATAACCGTTCTTTTGGAGGAACTTTGGTTTCCCGTACTTTTTACGCACAAGGACAAACCGGACAACAATTATTGTTAGGAGCTTATTCTGCAATGAACCGTCAGATTGGTCGTGGAAAAGTAAAAATGTACAACCGTCACGAAATGCTTGACATTGTAATTGTTGACGGAAAAGCGAGAGGTATTATCGCTCGTAACCTTATCACAGGAGAAATTGAAAGACACTCTGCTCATGCGGTAGTAGTAGGTTCAGGAGGATACGGAAACGTGTTTTTCCTTTCAACTAATGCTATGGGAAGTAACGCAACAGCAGCTTGGAAAATACATAAAAAAGGAGCGTTTTTCGCGAATCCTTGTTACACACAAATTCACCCAACTTGTATTCCGGTTTCAGGAGATCACCAGTCAAAATTGACTTTGATGTCTGAATCATTACGTAATGACGGTCGTATTTGGGTTCCTGCAAAATTAGAAGATGCGAAAGCAATTCGTGAAGGAAAGAAAAAAGCAACTGATTTATCTGAAGACGAAAGAGATTATTTCTTAGAAAGAAGATATCCTGCTTTTGGTAACTTAGTACCTCGTGACGTTGCGTCTCGTGCTGCAAAAGAAAGATGTGATGCCGGTTTTGGTGTGAACAAAACAGGAGAAGCGGTTTATTTAGATTTCGCTGCTGCTATTAAACGTTACGGTGCTGAGGCTGCTCACGTAAAAGGATTGAATGAAAATGACAGTGCTTTAGTAACTAAGTTAGGAACGGATATCGTAAAAAGTAAGTACGGAAACTTATTCCAGATGTACTTAAAAATTGTTGACGAAGATCCTTATGTGACGCCAATGATGATTTACCCTGCGGTTCACTACACTATGGGTGGTACCTGGGTTGATTATAACTTAATGACTACCATTCCGGGATGTTTCTCAATCGGAGAGTCTAACTTCTCTGATCACGGAGCAAACAGACTTGGAGCTTCTGCCTTAATGCAAGGTTTAGCAGATGGTTATTTCGTATTACCTTATACTATCGGGGATTATTTGGCTCCGGATATTAAAATGGGACCTATCTCTACAGATTTACCAGAATTCGTAGAAGCAGAAAAAGGAGTAAAAGATCAAATCGAGAAATTTATCAATAATAAAGGAACTCATTCTGTAGATTATTTCCATAAGAAATTAGGGAAAATCATGTGGGATAAAGTAGGTATGGCTCGTAATGCTAAAGGTTTAGCCGAAGCTATCGAAGAAATTGCCGCTTTACGTGAAGAGTTTTATAAAGACGTAAAAGTACCTGGAAGTGCTAACGAATTTAACCAGGAATTAGAAAAAGCAACTCGTGTTGCTGATTTCTTAGAATTGGGAGAGTTGTTCGCAAAAGATGCTTTACACCGTAACGAATCTTGTGGAGGTCACTTCCGTGAAGAGTATCAAACAGAAGAAGGTGAAGCACTTCGTGATGATGAGAACTTTGCATACGTTGCAGCTTGGGAATACAAAGGAAAACCAAGTGACGCAGTATTACACAAAGAACCTCTGGTTTACGAAAACATCAAATTAGTACAACGTAGTTATAAATAG
- a CDS encoding succinate dehydrogenase cytochrome b subunit — MAQSALLNASILKKVAMALSGIFLITFLALHVSLNFISIISEDVFNEASHFMGYNPLIQYVMQPVLAIGVIFHFVMGFVLTAQNSAARPIAYAKYNGAANASWTSRNMIISGLVILAFLGLHFYDFWFPEVTYKYIAGTAPDATRYYGELVHKFHDPIRTGIYCISFVLLGFHLWHGFSSSLQSVGMHNKYSRFLSKVGYGFAVVVPALFVIIALFHHFNN; from the coding sequence ATGGCACAATCTGCACTATTGAATGCTTCCATCTTAAAGAAAGTGGCTATGGCCCTTTCGGGAATATTCTTAATCACGTTTTTAGCGCTGCATGTTTCCTTAAATTTTATTTCTATTATTAGTGAAGATGTTTTTAACGAAGCTTCTCACTTTATGGGATACAATCCGCTGATTCAATATGTAATGCAACCTGTTTTGGCAATCGGAGTAATTTTCCATTTCGTAATGGGATTTGTATTGACTGCTCAAAATAGCGCAGCAAGACCAATTGCTTATGCAAAATACAACGGAGCTGCTAATGCTTCATGGACTTCGAGAAACATGATTATCTCAGGCTTAGTTATTTTGGCTTTCTTAGGATTGCATTTCTATGATTTTTGGTTTCCTGAAGTTACTTACAAATATATTGCAGGTACAGCACCGGACGCGACAAGATATTATGGAGAGCTAGTGCATAAGTTTCATGACCCAATCCGCACAGGTATTTATTGTATCTCATTTGTGTTATTAGGATTTCACCTTTGGCACGGATTCAGTTCATCTCTTCAATCTGTTGGGATGCACAATAAGTATTCTCGATTCTTAAGTAAAGTTGGTTATGGATTTGCGGTTGTAGTACCGGCACTTTTCGTTATCATCGCATTATTTCATCATTTCAATAATTAA
- a CDS encoding hydroxymethylglutaryl-CoA synthase family protein, with the protein MKTGIDAISFDVANIHLPIKTLATARNIEPEKLEKGLGLIQMTLPDVHQDPVVFGANALTKLILDHNINLNEISRIYVGTESGIDSSKPISSFLISLIEQKFGEDTLAECDVVDFTFACIGGVDALQNCIDFVKLNPAKKAIVVTTDFAKYDLNSTGEYTQGAGAVAMLVTSNPRIIAFDENWATSTKGVFDFFKPYRSISKEAITQNTNNDLWFDNLEAEIEIHKDQPVFDGQYSNQCYMDRTRNAYFSFKKLKNTTKTLYTTWNSIIMHLPYSFQGRRMLSEIYALDSAEKIISENIEPADYQAKIKEVAKSEEYRNFVTEKLQPAELASSLIGNLYTGSIFMGLLSTLAHYYDTNKEIAGTQFGFLAYGSGSKSKVFEGTIQPEWKAALANVKLFENLKESKEIDFNTYESLHKKEQKQSVRTPKNEWILDRIEKEIPVLIGARYYKWVD; encoded by the coding sequence ATGAAAACAGGAATTGACGCTATTTCTTTTGATGTAGCCAACATACATTTACCTATAAAAACTTTGGCGACTGCCAGAAATATCGAACCCGAAAAATTAGAAAAAGGCCTTGGACTAATTCAAATGACTTTACCTGATGTTCATCAGGATCCAGTAGTTTTTGGAGCAAATGCTTTAACGAAACTTATTCTGGATCACAACATCAACCTAAACGAAATTAGCAGGATCTATGTTGGAACTGAAAGTGGTATTGACAGCTCTAAACCAATCAGTTCGTTCTTAATTAGTTTGATAGAGCAAAAATTTGGCGAAGATACTTTGGCGGAATGTGATGTAGTCGATTTTACTTTTGCCTGTATCGGTGGTGTCGACGCTTTGCAAAATTGTATTGACTTTGTAAAATTGAATCCAGCCAAAAAAGCAATTGTCGTAACAACCGATTTTGCCAAATACGATTTAAACTCCACCGGAGAATATACCCAGGGTGCCGGAGCAGTTGCAATGTTAGTGACTTCTAACCCCAGAATTATCGCTTTTGACGAAAATTGGGCAACCAGCACAAAAGGAGTTTTTGACTTCTTTAAACCGTACCGAAGCATTTCAAAAGAAGCAATTACACAAAATACCAACAACGATCTTTGGTTTGATAATTTAGAAGCCGAAATAGAAATCCATAAAGACCAACCGGTTTTCGACGGTCAGTATTCCAACCAATGTTATATGGATCGTACCCGTAATGCTTATTTCTCCTTCAAGAAACTAAAAAATACTACGAAAACTTTATACACTACCTGGAACAGCATCATCATGCACCTTCCCTATTCGTTTCAAGGACGACGCATGTTATCTGAAATTTACGCTTTAGACAGTGCCGAAAAGATCATTTCAGAAAACATTGAACCGGCAGATTATCAGGCTAAAATTAAGGAAGTCGCAAAATCTGAAGAATATAGAAATTTTGTAACCGAGAAATTACAACCTGCTGAATTGGCTTCGTCTTTAATTGGTAATCTTTATACAGGATCTATTTTCATGGGATTGTTATCGACTTTGGCTCATTATTATGATACCAATAAAGAAATCGCCGGAACCCAATTTGGATTCTTAGCTTACGGAAGCGGATCGAAATCGAAAGTTTTTGAAGGTACAATTCAGCCGGAATGGAAAGCTGCACTGGCAAACGTGAAGCTTTTTGAAAATTTGAAGGAAAGTAAAGAAATTGATTTCAACACTTACGAAAGCCTTCACAAAAAAGAACAAAAACAAAGCGTCAGAACTCCAAAAAATGAATGGATTTTAGACCGAATTGAAAAAGAGATCCCTGTTTTGATTGGGGCGAGATATTATAAGTGGGTTGATTAA
- a CDS encoding GNAT family N-acetyltransferase: protein MRIEKANTTDSEILTQITKKSKAYWGYSAEQIQKWEVNLTISPDYIREHDVFKLVKDKVIIGYYSYLFEDEKNVKMDNLFILPEYIGKGFGKYLFLDFLNRMKEAGIQTIQLDSEPNAEGFYLKMGFVKIGAFETSIKDRFMPIMKMKL, encoded by the coding sequence ATGAGGATAGAAAAAGCAAATACAACCGATAGCGAAATTCTAACACAAATAACCAAAAAGTCAAAAGCTTATTGGGGATATTCAGCAGAACAAATTCAAAAGTGGGAGGTGAATCTTACTATTTCTCCAGATTATATAAGAGAACATGATGTATTCAAATTGGTAAAGGACAAGGTAATAATTGGTTATTATTCTTATCTTTTTGAAGATGAAAAGAATGTAAAAATGGATAATTTATTTATCTTGCCTGAATATATAGGAAAAGGTTTTGGAAAATACCTGTTTCTCGATTTTTTAAACCGAATGAAAGAGGCTGGAATTCAGACCATTCAACTCGATTCAGAACCAAATGCTGAAGGTTTCTACTTAAAAATGGGGTTTGTAAAAATCGGAGCATTCGAAACTTCGATAAAAGACAGGTTTATGCCCATTATGAAAATGAAATTATAA
- a CDS encoding LytTR family DNA-binding domain-containing protein: MKQLNTSIKHHLIVGALISVWLFVFAFIIRPFDDGTINFKSWLLISLGFSVLAFLCYSIVGFIQKSIYKKISKWNVSLEIASIVFFYLIYLFGTYTYYKSPILNGGYDFTAFFSIIFIKVTLILTPVIVLARRYLLKLIPIKEDFLIVKGENKLDVLKIKKADLVCVSNAQNYVEIFYLENNQLRTKLIRSSLKKVEEDFDFLLQIHRSHLINPLHFKSWRNSNTILLTQIELPVSKNYKASLLTL, translated from the coding sequence ATGAAGCAATTAAATACGTCCATAAAACATCATTTGATCGTTGGTGCACTAATTAGTGTTTGGCTATTTGTTTTTGCTTTCATCATTAGACCATTTGACGACGGAACGATCAATTTTAAGTCATGGCTTTTAATTAGTTTAGGCTTTAGTGTTTTGGCATTTTTATGTTATTCAATTGTCGGATTTATTCAAAAGAGTATTTACAAGAAGATATCCAAATGGAATGTTAGTTTAGAAATCGCAAGTATAGTTTTCTTTTATTTGATTTATCTTTTTGGAACTTACACCTATTATAAAAGCCCTATTTTAAACGGAGGATATGATTTTACAGCATTTTTCTCGATTATTTTTATCAAAGTCACCCTGATTTTAACTCCTGTAATTGTTTTGGCAAGACGTTATTTGCTTAAACTGATTCCGATAAAAGAGGATTTTTTGATTGTTAAAGGAGAAAACAAATTAGATGTTTTAAAAATTAAAAAAGCAGATTTGGTTTGTGTTTCGAATGCACAAAATTATGTCGAGATCTTTTATTTGGAAAACAATCAGCTTCGGACAAAATTGATTCGGTCTTCACTCAAAAAAGTAGAGGAAGATTTTGATTTTTTGCTTCAAATTCATCGTTCGCATTTAATAAATCCATTGCATTTTAAATCCTGGAGGAATTCAAATACGATCCTTCTTACTCAAATAGAACTTCCGGTATCCAAAAATTATAAAGCAAGTCTTTTGACTTTGTAA
- a CDS encoding bacteriocin-like protein, which yields MKNFEKLTKEELKSINAGGTSTIECVPYPMCNGEEIYPSIGQNRCGWILYKTAVGSICMEYSH from the coding sequence ATGAAAAATTTCGAAAAATTAACCAAAGAAGAATTAAAATCAATTAATGCCGGTGGTACCAGTACTATAGAATGTGTACCATATCCGATGTGTAACGGCGAAGAAATCTATCCTTCTATCGGACAAAACAGATGTGGTTGGATTTTATACAAAACAGCAGTTGGCAGTATCTGTATGGAATACTCACATTAA
- a CDS encoding GNAT family N-acetyltransferase: MESKVKIRKVEKQDLDFVYKAICELENEVLDFEIFETIFSENISNLKNLYVIAENETEDLGFISFHTQNLLHHCGLVGEIQEFFIHQKHRGQGVGRLLINEVLQYADRNNLKSIEVTTNKRRVENVAIYENLGFTLSHNKFTIYK; encoded by the coding sequence ATGGAATCAAAAGTTAAAATCAGAAAAGTAGAAAAACAGGATTTAGATTTTGTTTACAAAGCAATTTGCGAACTCGAAAATGAAGTTTTAGATTTTGAAATTTTCGAAACGATCTTCAGTGAGAATATTTCGAACCTGAAAAATCTCTATGTAATTGCCGAAAACGAAACGGAAGATTTAGGTTTTATTAGTTTTCATACCCAAAATCTTTTGCATCATTGTGGATTGGTGGGGGAGATTCAGGAGTTCTTTATTCACCAGAAACATCGCGGGCAAGGGGTTGGCAGGTTATTAATAAATGAGGTTTTGCAGTATGCCGATCGGAACAATTTAAAAAGTATTGAAGTGACCACCAATAAAAGACGAGTAGAGAATGTTGCCATTTACGAGAATCTTGGGTTTACTTTAAGTCATAATAAGTTTACGATTTATAAGTAA
- a CDS encoding nuclear transport factor 2 family protein, which produces MIDRERIIKNYVEGYNQFDIDKMTADFSRDIVFENIQNGEVNMTLNGLNEFKEQAENAKAYFSARSQVITVLNHFESKTEIEIDYHAVLAMDFPNGMKAGEELNLKGKSVFEFLDNKILKLSDIS; this is translated from the coding sequence ATGATTGATAGAGAAAGAATAATTAAGAATTACGTTGAAGGTTACAATCAATTCGATATTGATAAAATGACAGCTGACTTTAGTCGGGATATTGTTTTTGAAAACATTCAGAACGGTGAAGTAAATATGACTTTAAACGGACTAAATGAATTTAAAGAACAAGCCGAAAATGCAAAAGCCTACTTTTCCGCCAGATCACAAGTAATTACTGTATTGAATCATTTTGAGTCTAAAACAGAGATCGAAATTGATTACCATGCTGTTTTGGCGATGGATTTTCCTAACGGAATGAAAGCGGGAGAAGAATTAAACTTGAAGGGGAAATCTGTTTTTGAATTTTTAGATAATAAGATTTTAAAATTGAGTGATATTAGCTAA
- a CDS encoding polymer-forming cytoskeletal protein — protein sequence MHHPSFKLITIKEVKSQYLFLIDREGFDYFEEWEEEDFFLVASESVNFEGNFYLDLYEDKEKKWLAGLLNLPLKEMEDLRIEGVLINGNLSVNGTIINADGDYGPYVFIKGNVSCQSMLLGGSYVEIEGNVTAKEVVMTSYNHGNFKCSGCIEAPVFIVEDHYTTFLSRNNNLFYYNDKTDDMDPENESEYDEETDEEVISAELRKHLNNSLITTFEELKRELEEGELVLKESNPLPKNQEYWQKRVSSNYRDLKIVPLEFKTAALCEMALNITHHALPFVEEDFITSEICEKLVSKDGFALQVIPDPFITEELCWKAAESGTLVSLIPERFYSEELIITTFKKGKHEPNINDVPAELITDSLLAAYVKIGKGLWLDKVCKESEKDKLSILKSVIDSGIQHLDAIFGNHFSKEVVDYAASLYNSGENKQKWDSYVQKYKVKFGRLGLN from the coding sequence ATGCATCACCCAAGTTTCAAATTAATAACAATCAAAGAAGTCAAATCGCAATATCTATTTTTAATCGATCGGGAAGGTTTCGATTATTTTGAGGAATGGGAAGAGGAGGATTTTTTTTTGGTTGCATCCGAAAGTGTAAATTTTGAAGGAAACTTTTACTTGGATCTTTATGAAGATAAAGAGAAAAAATGGCTTGCCGGTCTATTAAATCTTCCCTTAAAAGAAATGGAAGATCTTAGAATTGAAGGAGTCCTAATAAATGGAAATCTTTCTGTAAACGGAACGATTATAAATGCCGACGGCGATTACGGACCTTATGTTTTTATTAAAGGAAATGTGAGTTGTCAAAGCATGTTGTTGGGAGGTTCGTATGTCGAAATTGAAGGCAACGTTACTGCGAAAGAAGTAGTAATGACTTCCTATAATCACGGTAATTTTAAATGTTCGGGCTGTATTGAAGCTCCGGTTTTTATAGTCGAAGATCATTATACCACATTCTTAAGCCGTAATAACAATTTGTTCTACTATAATGATAAAACAGACGACATGGATCCTGAAAATGAATCGGAATATGATGAGGAAACTGACGAAGAAGTTATTTCAGCCGAATTGCGAAAACATCTTAATAATTCTCTAATAACCACTTTTGAAGAACTGAAAAGAGAGTTGGAGGAAGGGGAGTTGGTTTTAAAAGAAAGTAATCCGTTGCCAAAAAATCAGGAATACTGGCAAAAGAGAGTTTCGTCCAATTACAGAGATTTAAAAATAGTTCCGCTCGAGTTTAAAACAGCAGCATTGTGTGAGATGGCATTAAATATAACCCATCATGCATTACCGTTTGTGGAAGAAGATTTTATTACGTCTGAAATTTGCGAGAAATTAGTGAGTAAAGATGGTTTTGCGCTTCAGGTAATTCCCGATCCATTTATAACCGAAGAACTTTGCTGGAAAGCGGCTGAGAGCGGAACATTGGTTTCATTGATTCCGGAGCGTTTTTACTCGGAAGAATTAATTATAACGACTTTTAAAAAAGGCAAACACGAACCGAACATTAATGATGTTCCTGCTGAATTGATCACCGATAGTCTACTTGCAGCATATGTAAAAATCGGCAAAGGTTTATGGCTCGACAAGGTTTGTAAAGAAAGCGAAAAGGATAAATTATCCATTTTAAAAAGTGTAATTGATTCCGGAATACAGCATCTTGACGCTATTTTTGGGAATCACTTTAGTAAAGAAGTTGTTGATTATGCGGCATCTCTTTATAATAGTGGAGAAAATAAACAGAAATGGGATAGCTATGTTCAAAAATATAAGGTTAAATTCGGGCGTCTTGGATTAAACTAA
- a CDS encoding aminopeptidase P family protein, translating to MKYHQINSALFVKNRKKFTAEMKPNSVAVFNSNDIYPVSADSTLPFAQHRDIFYLSGVDQEESILLLFPDAPYEHQKEILFLKETSEHIAIWEGEKLTKERAFQVSGIRTVYWLQDFHKILNEMMTYADTMYINTNEHYRATVETETREARFVKWWKEHYPAHNVAKSNPILQRLRSVKESEELDLIQQACDITEKGFRRLLSFVKPNVTEYEIEAELIHEFIRNRSKGFAYTPIIASGNNANVLHYIENNQQCKEGDLILLDVAAEYANYSSDLSRTIPVSGRYNERQKAVYNAVLRVKNEATKMLTPGTLWKQYHVEVGKVMTSELLGLGLIDKADVQNENPEWPAYKKYFMHGTSHHMGLDTHDYGLLHEPMKANMVFTVEPGIYIPAEGFGIRLEDNVVIQEKGEPFNLMRNIPIEADEIESLMNE from the coding sequence ATGAAATATCACCAAATAAACAGCGCTCTTTTTGTAAAAAACCGCAAAAAATTCACGGCAGAAATGAAACCTAATTCAGTTGCCGTTTTTAATTCTAATGACATTTACCCGGTTAGTGCCGACAGTACTTTGCCGTTTGCACAACACAGAGATATTTTTTATCTGAGTGGTGTAGATCAGGAAGAAAGTATTTTGCTTTTGTTTCCGGATGCACCTTATGAGCATCAAAAAGAAATTCTTTTCCTAAAAGAAACCAGCGAACATATCGCCATTTGGGAAGGTGAAAAACTGACTAAAGAACGTGCTTTTCAGGTTTCAGGAATCAGAACAGTGTATTGGTTACAGGATTTTCATAAGATTTTGAACGAAATGATGACGTATGCCGATACGATGTACATCAACACCAACGAACATTACCGCGCTACAGTGGAGACAGAAACCCGTGAAGCCCGATTCGTAAAATGGTGGAAAGAACATTATCCGGCACACAATGTAGCCAAAAGCAACCCGATTTTACAACGTCTTCGTTCTGTAAAAGAAAGCGAAGAACTTGATTTGATTCAGCAGGCTTGTGATATTACCGAAAAAGGTTTCCGTAGATTATTATCATTTGTAAAACCAAATGTTACCGAATACGAAATTGAAGCGGAATTGATTCACGAATTTATTCGTAACCGCTCTAAAGGTTTTGCTTATACTCCAATTATTGCTTCGGGAAATAATGCGAATGTTTTACATTATATCGAAAACAACCAACAATGTAAAGAAGGGGATTTAATTTTACTGGATGTTGCTGCCGAATACGCCAACTACTCAAGCGATTTATCCCGTACAATTCCAGTTTCGGGAAGGTATAACGAAAGACAAAAAGCAGTTTACAATGCTGTTTTAAGAGTAAAAAACGAAGCTACAAAAATGCTGACTCCGGGAACACTTTGGAAACAATACCATGTAGAAGTAGGGAAAGTGATGACCTCTGAATTATTAGGTTTAGGTTTGATCGACAAAGCCGATGTTCAGAACGAAAATCCGGAATGGCCCGCCTACAAAAAATATTTTATGCACGGAACGTCTCACCACATGGGTCTGGACACGCACGATTACGGATTACTTCACGAGCCAATGAAAGCCAATATGGTTTTTACCGTTGAACCGGGAATTTATATTCCGGCAGAAGGATTCGGAATTCGTTTAGAAGACAACGTGGTGATTCAGGAAAAAGGAGAGCCATTTAACCTAATGCGCAACATTCCTATTGAAGCTGACGAGATTGAAAGCTTGATGAATGAATAA
- a CDS encoding ferritin, whose product MKDLLRTRTSLVESVENILNLQAKLESDASNKYLAMAAWLDRNGYANTASYLYKQAEEEREHFLKVFKYITDMGGIAVTPSVPEVQQEFASLREVFEIALQNEIAVTQAVNKVIAKCRAENDYATEDFMMWYVAEQREEEKNARRALELFELIDESEAAGKFQLDVQIAKIGE is encoded by the coding sequence ATGAAAGATTTATTAAGAACACGTACTTCATTAGTTGAAAGTGTAGAAAATATATTAAACTTACAAGCAAAATTAGAAAGTGACGCTTCTAACAAATATTTAGCTATGGCAGCATGGTTAGATAGAAATGGTTATGCTAATACAGCATCTTATTTGTACAAACAAGCCGAGGAAGAGAGAGAGCATTTCCTAAAAGTTTTCAAATATATTACAGATATGGGAGGGATTGCCGTTACGCCGTCTGTTCCGGAAGTGCAGCAGGAATTTGCTTCTTTGAGAGAAGTATTTGAAATTGCTTTGCAGAATGAAATTGCAGTTACACAAGCAGTGAATAAAGTAATTGCAAAATGTAGAGCTGAAAATGACTATGCTACAGAAGATTTTATGATGTGGTATGTTGCTGAGCAGAGAGAAGAAGAGAAAAACGCAAGAAGAGCTTTAGAGCTTTTTGAGTTGATTGATGAAAGCGAAGCTGCCGGAAAATTCCAGTTGGATGTGCAAATCGCAAAAATCGGAGAGTAA
- a CDS encoding TIGR00266 family protein, producing MQAHEIDYQIFGEEMQYVEIELDPQEIVIAEAGSFMMMENNIQMETIFGDGSQQQGSGLFDKLLSAGKRVLTGESLFMTAFLNQGNSKSKVSFASPYPGKILPIDLTEFQGKFICQKSSFLCAAKGVSVGIEFSQKLGRGLFGGEGFIMQKIEGDGMAFVHSGGTMAKKVLGPGEVLKVDTGCIIGFTKDVAYDIEFIGGIKNSIFGGEGLFYATLKGPGTVYIQSLPFSRLADRIIASAPKSGGNSRDEGSLLGGLGNLLDGDNRF from the coding sequence ATGCAAGCACACGAAATAGATTATCAGATTTTTGGGGAAGAAATGCAATATGTTGAAATAGAACTGGACCCGCAGGAAATTGTAATTGCCGAAGCTGGCAGTTTCATGATGATGGAAAACAACATCCAGATGGAAACTATATTTGGAGACGGTTCTCAACAACAAGGATCAGGTTTGTTTGACAAACTTTTAAGCGCAGGAAAAAGAGTTCTTACCGGCGAAAGCTTATTTATGACAGCATTTTTAAACCAAGGCAATAGCAAAAGCAAAGTTTCATTTGCGTCGCCCTATCCTGGAAAAATCCTTCCAATTGATTTAACAGAATTTCAAGGCAAATTTATCTGCCAAAAAAGCTCGTTTTTATGTGCTGCTAAAGGTGTTTCTGTCGGAATAGAATTTTCTCAGAAACTTGGACGTGGTTTATTTGGCGGTGAAGGCTTTATTATGCAAAAAATCGAAGGAGATGGAATGGCATTTGTACATTCGGGCGGAACAATGGCTAAAAAAGTATTGGGACCAGGCGAAGTCCTAAAAGTAGATACGGGATGCATCATTGGTTTTACTAAAGATGTAGCTTATGATATTGAATTTATTGGCGGAATTAAGAATTCTATTTTTGGTGGCGAAGGATTATTTTATGCCACTTTAAAAGGTCCCGGAACAGTTTATATACAATCGTTGCCTTTCTCGAGACTGGCTGACCGCATTATTGCATCGGCACCAAAATCTGGCGGAAACAGCCGTGACGAAGGAAGCCTGCTAGGCGGATTAGGAAATCTTTTAGATGGTGATAACCGATTTTAA